From the genome of Pseudomonas helvetica:
CTCGGTCCCCTCGAACGGCATCCCCTCACAGCACTCATCCGGCGCTTGCGGCCACTGCCCGGCAATAAAACCCTGCTCTGCCAGAAACCCGAGGATCGCCTCGCAATTGGCCTGAGCCTGATCAACCCGCGTGTCACCCATGCTCCCCAATTCCAGCGTCGTCGCCAGGTTGGCCGGTGGAATCGACGCCTCTGGAAACGCCTTGGCCAGCCGCAACCACGGCGACGAACAGGACTCATCGAACGAACTGCCACCGGAGTCTTCGCACAACAACGCCACACCGGCCTTCAACCGCGCCGCCAGAGACTGCCACCGCGGCCAGTGTTGCGGCAGCGCATAAAGATGAATGACCGCCTCGAAATCGCAATGCAGATCCAGGGTGATCTCAGCCTCACAGGCATGCCGCAACAGCAAACGATGCAGGGCTTCCAGCTGTGAAGCCGGAGCCGGTAACCGGTCGAGAACCTGACCCATGGTCTGACGGATCAACGCGATGTTGGCCTCGGCGTCGTTGCCCAACTGCGAACCGATCAACTCCCCCACCGGCCCGCTGAGTTCGTAGAACGCCCGGTTGAAATTCTTCCCGCTGCCCAGCTCGAAACGGCCCATGTGGGCGCTTTGCAGATGCTGGTCCAGGCCAATCGGGTTGGCCACCGGCACCAGTTCGATAACGCCGTTGAGCTGGCCCTGGGCTTCAAGTTCGGTGAGACGCTTCTTCAGCTCCCAGGCCGTGCGCATGCCCGGCAGCTCATCGGCATGCAGGCTGGCCTGAATGTAGACCTTGCGCGGACCCGCGCCAAAACGAAACACACTGAGGCTGCGCTCGGTGCCGAGGTGGCTCCAGGGCAATTGATGGTCGATACGTTGCATGGCGGGCTCCTGTGTTGAACTCTGCCTGGTGACCTTTGCGTTTGCCTTCAGACGTCTGTAACCGGCCTTCAGAAACGCCTCGTTTTCAGTCAAGATGCCACAGGTTCCGACGGAAAAGCCGACCGTACAACCCTTCGCCACCAGAGAGCCGCGCCATGCCCGAGCAATCGACCTCGCTGAACCTGATCCAGCACCACCCCGCCGAAGGTCCGGGCGCTATCGACGACTGGGCCGAGTCCCGAGGGCTGACGCTGAAGGTGTTTCGCGCGGACCTTGGTCAGCTTCCACCCGCAGGCGCTGCGCCAGTGATCATTCTGGGCGGGCCTTATGAGGCCAACGCAGGTCCGCAGTGGCTGGCAGAAGAGCGCAAGTGGCTGGCCGCAAGAATCGCACAGGGCGCGCCAGTGTTCGCCATTTGCCTGGGTGCGCAATTGCTGGCCCTGAGTCTGGGCGGGAATGTGCGGCGAATGACCCGGACCGAAACCGGCTGGACCACGGTTACCTTCGCCGATGGGCGCGCATTGAACGTGCTTGAATGGCATGAGGACGCGATCGATCTGCCACCCGACGCCCGATTGCTGGCCAGCAGCGCCCAGTGTGAGCAGCAGATGTACGCCGTCGGCTCGACCCGCGTGGGATTGCAGTTTCATCCGGAATGGAACGCCGAGTCGGTAGCGCTACTCAATGCCCACTTCGGCAATGAGTCCCCCCTGCCCCGCGATCAGGACGACAGCACCGCTTACCGCCTAGTGTTCGACTGGTTGCAGGCGACGCTGGATGAGTGGCATGCAACCGCGTCCAGGACCTAGCAATGCCCCCTTGTGGCGAGGGAGCTTGCTCCCGCTCGAGCGCGAAGCGGTCGCAATAAAGCTGATGCGTTTATCCTGAGAGAACGCACTGGCAAGTTTACGACTGCTTCGCAGCCGAGCGGGAGCAAGCTCCCTCGCCACAAGAGCTGACTCGACGGCGTGTCGTGATCAGCACTCGCATCCGATTGCCGCACTGGTTGGGCGTTCAACCGGGTGGCTAAGTTCAAAGCCTTCATCCAGCCAGCCGGTCACTCCGCCGATCATTTCCTTGACCGGGTATTCCAGCGCCGCGAGCTTCACCGCAGCCTTGTTCGCGCCGTTGCAGTGCGGACCGGCGCAATACACCACGAACAGCGTGGTTTTCGGGTAAGCCGCCAGTACTTCAGCACTGATCAAGCGTCCAGGAATATTGATCGCACCCGGCACATGTCCGCGCTCGAACGCCAGTGGACCCCGCACATCCACCAGAACGAAGTCCACATCACCGGCCTGCTGGCTGCCAAAGACGTCGGAACAGTCGGTTTCAAAGGTCAGGCGGTTGCTGAAATGCATCAGGGCAACGGCGGATGGGGCGGCAGGAATTTCGCGAACCAGGCTGGTCATGGGTGCTCTCCAAAGCGTGTGTGGGCGTGAGAGGACTGTATCCAACTCGCCGATACCGCTAGAGTGGCGCACAAGACACTCACTGGGAATTTTCCGCCAAATGCACACTGAACCCGGATTAGTCGCGATTCTGGCCTACGACGGTCTCTGCACCTTCGAGTTCGGGATTGCCGTGGAGATCTTCGGGCTGGCACGGCCAGAGTTCGACTTTCCTTGGTACGAACACCGGATCGTCGCTGTCGATCAGGGGCCGATGCGCGCCATGGGCGGCATTCAGGTATTGGCGGACGGCGGCATGGAGCTGCTGGACATCGCGCGGACCATCATCATTCCCGGTTGGCGCAGCCGCACTGAACCAGTGCCTGAAGCCCTACTTTCGGCCCTGCGCCAAGCGCATGCCCGAGGCGCGCGGCTGCTGTCGATCTGCTCCGGGGTGTTTGTACTCGCAGCCACTGGGTTGCTCGACGGGCTGAGCGCAACAACTCACTGGCGTTATACCGAGGAACTGTCCGAACGCTTCCCGAACATTCTGGTCGACCCCGACGTGCTGTATGTCGATGCGGGGCAGTTGATCACGTCCGCCGGCAGCGCCGCCGGCATTGACGCGTGCCTGCACCTGGTGGCACGGGACTTTGGCACCCAGGTCGCCAACTCGGTGGCACGCCGGTTGGTGATGTCGCCGCAACGCACTGGCGGCCAGGCACAGTTCATTCCCGCCCCCGTCAGCCGCACTCCCCGCAGCGATCTGTCGCGCGTCATGCAATGGGCCCGCGAACGCCTGCATGAACCGTTGGGTGTGCGCGAACTGGCGAGTCAGGCAGCGATGAGCGAGCGAACTTTTTTACGACGGTTCAGCGAAGCCACCGGTGCCTCGCCCAAATCCTGGCTGCAACAACAACGGCTGGCACGCGCCCGGGAACTGCTGGAAAGCAGCGCGCACAACACCGAGTCCATCGCGCTGCAATGTGGTTACCGTTCGGTGGAGAGTTTTCGGGTGGCGTTTCGCAGCGTGGTCGGGCTGCCGCCGTCGGTGTATCGGGAGCGGTTTGGCCGCGAAGTGAAAGCGCTGTCGATGTGAGGGGTGATTGCCAATCCACTCACCCGCAAACACAGCAATACTGCGTTTGCGGGTGATGTACAGCGCCGCGGCTTAGTGCCCGCTGCGCAGCATTTCATTCGGCACATATTTGCCGATTTCAAACTTGCCGATCGCTGCGCGGTGCACTTCGTCCGGGCCATCGGCCAGACGCAGCGTACGTTGCATGGCGTACATGTAGGCCAGCGGAAAATCGTTGGAGACACCCGCACCACCGTGGATCTGAATCGCCCGGTCGATCACCTTCAAGGCCACATTCGGCGCCACCACCTTGATCTGGGCGATTTCGCTTTTCGCCACTTTGTTGCCCACGGTGTCCATCATGTAGGCGGCTTTGAGGGTCAGCAGCCGCGCCATGTCGATCTCCATCCGCGAGTCGGCGATCTTGTCGATATTGCCGCCCAAGCGTGCCAGCGGTTTACCGAAGGCGGTGCGGTTGATCGAGCGCTTACACATCAACTCCAGTGCGCGCTCCGCCATGCCGATCGAGCGCATGCAGTGGTGAATCCGGCCTGGGCCAAGGCGCCCCTGGGCGATTTCGAAGCCACGGCCCTCACCCAGCAACACGTTCTCATGAGGCACACGGACGTTCTCGAACAGCACTTCGGCGTGACCGTGAGGTGCGTCGTCGTAACCGAACACCGGCAGCGGACGAACGATCTTCACGCCAGGCGTATCCACCGGCACCAGGATCATCGAATGCTGCTGGTGACGCGGTGCGTCGGGGTTGCTCAGGCCCATGAAAATCAGGATTTTGCAGCGTGGATCGCATGCGCCGGAGGTCCACCACTTCTTGCCGTTGATCACCCATTCGTCACCATCGCGCACTGCACGAGCGGCCATGTTGGTGGCGTCGGAGGACGCCACGTCCGGTTCAGTCATGGCGAACGCCGAGCGGATCTCGCCGCGCAGCAGCGGCTCCAGCCAGCGCTGCTTCTGTTCTTCATTGGCGTAGCGCACCAACACTTCCATGTTGCCGGTATCCGGCGCCGAACAGTTGAACGGCTCAGGCCCGAGCAAGGAGCGGCCCATGATTTCCGCCAATGGCGCGTATTCCAGGTTGGTCAGGCCGGCGCCCAGTTCGGATTCCGGCAAAAACAGGTTCCACAAGCCTTCAGCCTTGGCCTTGTTTTTCAGCTCTTCCATGATCGCCGTCGGCTGCCAGCGATCGCCTTCAGCGACCTGACATTCGAACACCGCTTCGGCTGGATAAACGTAAGCATCCATGAACGCAGTCACGCGTTCACGCAGTTCCTGGACCTTGGGGGAATAGGCGAAATCCATGGGCAGCTACCTTTTTTGACGAGGTGTTGAAGACGTTGTTGAGGTCATGAATCGATGCTAGATCAGCGTTGATAATTTACCTAGCCTATTCTCGGCGTGTATTAACATTCATCACCGATATATGATCGACTGATCGAGCCCCCTGCTCCAATAACAAAAGCCAAGAGCGAAACGCCATGAACCTAAGCAAGGTTGACCTCAATCTTTTCATCGTCTTTGACGCGATCTACACCGAAGCCAACCTGACCCGCGCCGGGCAAATTGTCGGCATTACCCAGCCTGCGGTGTCGAACGCTCTGGCCCGCCTGCGCGAGACCTTCAACGACCCATTGTTCGTGCGTACCGCCCAGGGCATGGTGCCCACGCCCATGGCGCAAAACATCATCGGTCCGGTGCGCAACGCGCTGTCGCTGCTGCGGGTATCGGTGCAGGAAAGCCGGATTTTCAACCCGTTGCAGGCGGTCAAGACCTATCGCATCAGCATGACCGACCTCACCGAGGCGGTGATCCTGCCGCCGCTGTTCCAGCGCCTGCGACGCCTGGCGCCGACGGTGATCATCGAGAGTTTTCTGTCGAAACGCCGCGAGACCACCAAGGAACTCGCCGCTGGCCGCCTGGACTTTGCCGTCGATGCACCGCTCAACACCGATCCGCAAGTGCGTCACGTCAAGTTGATGGAAGATCGCTACGTGTGTGCCATGCGCAAGGGCCATCCGATGGCGAGCAAGGAAAAGTTCAGCCTCGACGACTACCTGTCACTGACCCATGTGCACATTTCCAGCCGCCGCAGTGGTCTCGGTTATGTCGACCTGGCCTTGGGCAAAATGGGCATCCAGCGCAAGATCGCCCTGCGCTCGCAGCACTACCTGATGGCCTCCCAGGTGTTGCAGCAAACCGACATGGTAATGACCGTGCCCGAGCGTTTTGCCCGGCGTCATGACCTGCATGCCTTCTATCTGCCGGTCAATGATGTGCCGCCGGTGGAGACCCACCTCTACTGGCACGAAAGCACCGACCAGGACCCGGCCAACCGCTGGATGCGTGAGCAGATGATCGAGTTGTGCCAGCAAGTGACGGCGCATGAGAAGAAGCTCGACAAAATGTAGGAGCGGGGGGACGCCTAGTTCTTGCCTGCGATGGGGTCGCTGCGGTGCACCTGATCGCCCGTGTAATCGTTCATCGCGGGCAAGAACTAGGCGTCCCCCCGCTCCTACAGGTGCTCGATCTGCTTGACGTTTACGTCAAGCTGGAATTAGCTTAGCGCCATGACCTCTTTTTCGAGCGCGCCCATGAGCAGCCAGACCTATAGTATTTCCGACCTCGCCCGCGAGCTCGACATCACCACTCGCGCCATTCGCTTTTACGAAGAGCAAGGCCTGCTGAGCCCCGAGCGTCGCGGCCAGGAACGTATCTACTCGCCACGTGACAAGGTCAGCCTGAAGCTGATCCTGCGTGGCAAGCGCATCGGTTTTTCCCTGGCCGAGTGCCGCGAACTGATCGAGCTTTACGATCCCTCCAGCGGCAATCAGAAACAGCTGCACAGCATGCTGGCGAAAATCACCGAACGCCGTGAACAGCTTGAACAGCAATTGCTGGACATCGAGCAGATGAAACTGGAACTCGACACCGCCGAAGAACGCTGTGTCCAGGCGCTGGAACAGACGATCAAGAGCCAGCAGGCTATCTGATCGTTCCCACGCTCTCAAAACAACAGGTGAATTCCTTATGCCCCTCCCCACCCATGTACGCCTGATCGAAGTCGGTCCACGCGATGGTCTGCAGAACGAAGCCCAGCCCATCAGCGTTGCAGACAAGGTGCAGTTGGTCGATGCACTCAGCGCCGCTGGCCTTGGCTATATAGAAGTCGGTAGTTTCGTTTCGCCGAAATGGGTACCGCAAATGGCCGGCTCGGCCGAGGTTTTCGCGCAGATCCAGCGCAAGCCCGGGGTGACCTACGGTGCACTGGCGCCGAACCTGCGCGGGTTCGAAGACGCGGTGGCTGCCGGGGTTAAGGAAGTCGCGGTATTCGCCGCCGCGTCCGAATCCTTCTCGCAACGCAACATCAATTGCTCGATCAGCGAAAGCCTGGCGCGCTTCGTGCCGATCATGGAGGCCGCCCGGCAACACGGGGTCAGTGTGCGCGGTTACGTGTCCTGTGTGCTCGGCTGCCCTTACGAGGGTGACGTGGCGCCCGAGCAAGTTGCCCTGGTTG
Proteins encoded in this window:
- a CDS encoding succinylglutamate desuccinylase/aspartoacylase family protein produces the protein MQRIDHQLPWSHLGTERSLSVFRFGAGPRKVYIQASLHADELPGMRTAWELKKRLTELEAQGQLNGVIELVPVANPIGLDQHLQSAHMGRFELGSGKNFNRAFYELSGPVGELIGSQLGNDAEANIALIRQTMGQVLDRLPAPASQLEALHRLLLRHACEAEITLDLHCDFEAVIHLYALPQHWPRWQSLAARLKAGVALLCEDSGGSSFDESCSSPWLRLAKAFPEASIPPANLATTLELGSMGDTRVDQAQANCEAILGFLAEQGFIAGQWPQAPDECCEGMPFEGTEYLFAPHHGVVSFLREAGEWVEKGDALFEVVDPLSDRVTVVCAGTSGVLFALDRGRYTQPGIWQAKVAGREAIRVGKLVND
- a CDS encoding type 1 glutamine amidotransferase, with protein sequence MPEQSTSLNLIQHHPAEGPGAIDDWAESRGLTLKVFRADLGQLPPAGAAPVIILGGPYEANAGPQWLAEERKWLAARIAQGAPVFAICLGAQLLALSLGGNVRRMTRTETGWTTVTFADGRALNVLEWHEDAIDLPPDARLLASSAQCEQQMYAVGSTRVGLQFHPEWNAESVALLNAHFGNESPLPRDQDDSTAYRLVFDWLQATLDEWHATASRT
- a CDS encoding rhodanese-like domain-containing protein produces the protein MTSLVREIPAAPSAVALMHFSNRLTFETDCSDVFGSQQAGDVDFVLVDVRGPLAFERGHVPGAINIPGRLISAEVLAAYPKTTLFVVYCAGPHCNGANKAAVKLAALEYPVKEMIGGVTGWLDEGFELSHPVERPTSAAIGCEC
- the ftrA gene encoding transcriptional regulator FtrA, coding for MHTEPGLVAILAYDGLCTFEFGIAVEIFGLARPEFDFPWYEHRIVAVDQGPMRAMGGIQVLADGGMELLDIARTIIIPGWRSRTEPVPEALLSALRQAHARGARLLSICSGVFVLAATGLLDGLSATTHWRYTEELSERFPNILVDPDVLYVDAGQLITSAGSAAGIDACLHLVARDFGTQVANSVARRLVMSPQRTGGQAQFIPAPVSRTPRSDLSRVMQWARERLHEPLGVRELASQAAMSERTFLRRFSEATGASPKSWLQQQRLARARELLESSAHNTESIALQCGYRSVESFRVAFRSVVGLPPSVYRERFGREVKALSM
- a CDS encoding acyl-CoA dehydrogenase produces the protein MDFAYSPKVQELRERVTAFMDAYVYPAEAVFECQVAEGDRWQPTAIMEELKNKAKAEGLWNLFLPESELGAGLTNLEYAPLAEIMGRSLLGPEPFNCSAPDTGNMEVLVRYANEEQKQRWLEPLLRGEIRSAFAMTEPDVASSDATNMAARAVRDGDEWVINGKKWWTSGACDPRCKILIFMGLSNPDAPRHQQHSMILVPVDTPGVKIVRPLPVFGYDDAPHGHAEVLFENVRVPHENVLLGEGRGFEIAQGRLGPGRIHHCMRSIGMAERALELMCKRSINRTAFGKPLARLGGNIDKIADSRMEIDMARLLTLKAAYMMDTVGNKVAKSEIAQIKVVAPNVALKVIDRAIQIHGGAGVSNDFPLAYMYAMQRTLRLADGPDEVHRAAIGKFEIGKYVPNEMLRSGH
- a CDS encoding LysR family transcriptional regulator gives rise to the protein MNLSKVDLNLFIVFDAIYTEANLTRAGQIVGITQPAVSNALARLRETFNDPLFVRTAQGMVPTPMAQNIIGPVRNALSLLRVSVQESRIFNPLQAVKTYRISMTDLTEAVILPPLFQRLRRLAPTVIIESFLSKRRETTKELAAGRLDFAVDAPLNTDPQVRHVKLMEDRYVCAMRKGHPMASKEKFSLDDYLSLTHVHISSRRSGLGYVDLALGKMGIQRKIALRSQHYLMASQVLQQTDMVMTVPERFARRHDLHAFYLPVNDVPPVETHLYWHESTDQDPANRWMREQMIELCQQVTAHEKKLDKM
- a CDS encoding MerR family DNA-binding transcriptional regulator gives rise to the protein MSSQTYSISDLARELDITTRAIRFYEEQGLLSPERRGQERIYSPRDKVSLKLILRGKRIGFSLAECRELIELYDPSSGNQKQLHSMLAKITERREQLEQQLLDIEQMKLELDTAEERCVQALEQTIKSQQAI
- a CDS encoding hydroxymethylglutaryl-CoA lyase yields the protein MPLPTHVRLIEVGPRDGLQNEAQPISVADKVQLVDALSAAGLGYIEVGSFVSPKWVPQMAGSAEVFAQIQRKPGVTYGALAPNLRGFEDAVAAGVKEVAVFAAASESFSQRNINCSISESLARFVPIMEAARQHGVSVRGYVSCVLGCPYEGDVAPEQVALVARELYAMGCYEVSLGDTIGTGTAGATRKMFEVVSADVPRDKLAGHFHDTYGQAMANIYASLLEGIAVFDSSIAGLGGCPYAKGASGNVATEDVLYLLNGLGIETGVDMDKLILAGQQICNVLGRPTGSRVAKARSAQ